Proteins from a single region of Lelliottia sp. JS-SCA-14:
- a CDS encoding gamma carbonic anhydrase family protein produces MSAVLRPYKDLFPKIGARVMIDASSVVIGDVRMGDDVSIWPLVAIRGDVNYVAIGARTNIQDGSVLHVTHKSSYNPEGNPLIIGEDVTVGHKVMLHGCTIGNRVLVGMGSILLDGVIVEDDVMIGAGSLVPQNKRLESGFLYLGSPVKQIRPLKEAEIEGLKYSANNYVKWKDDYLAQENHTQP; encoded by the coding sequence ATGTCCGCAGTACTCCGTCCTTATAAAGATCTGTTCCCGAAAATCGGGGCTCGCGTCATGATCGATGCCAGCAGCGTGGTCATTGGTGATGTCAGAATGGGTGATGATGTCAGTATCTGGCCGCTGGTCGCGATCCGAGGTGATGTGAATTACGTGGCAATCGGTGCACGCACCAATATTCAGGATGGAAGCGTTCTACATGTGACCCATAAATCGAGTTACAACCCTGAAGGCAATCCCCTTATTATTGGAGAAGATGTCACCGTCGGCCATAAAGTGATGTTACACGGCTGCACGATTGGCAACCGCGTCCTTGTGGGGATGGGTTCTATTCTACTGGACGGGGTAATAGTAGAAGACGACGTGATGATCGGCGCAGGTAGCCTGGTCCCGCAAAACAAACGTCTGGAAAGTGGCTTTCTCTATTTAGGTAGTCCGGTAAAACAGATCCGCCCTTTGAAAGAGGCGGAGATCGAAGGACTGAAATACTCCGCAAATAATTACGTCAAATGGAAAGACGACTATCTGGCTCAGGAAAACCACACCCAGCCTTGA
- the tsaC gene encoding L-threonylcarbamoyladenylate synthase type 1 TsaC, translating into MARALEVLRNEEVIAYPTEAVFGVGCDPDSETAVTRLLELKQRPVEKGLILIAASFEQLKPYIDDSMLNQAQRETISAAWPGPVTFVFPAQPTTPSWLTGRFDSLAVRVTDHPLVVELCQTFGKPLVSTSANLTGLPPCRTSQEVLAQFGDDFPVVIGETGGRLNPSEIRDALTGERFRQG; encoded by the coding sequence ATGGCCCGTGCACTGGAAGTCCTGAGAAACGAAGAAGTCATCGCCTATCCAACGGAAGCTGTGTTTGGGGTTGGATGCGATCCTGACAGCGAAACGGCCGTCACTCGTTTATTAGAATTAAAGCAAAGACCGGTCGAGAAAGGACTGATTTTAATTGCTGCCAGCTTCGAGCAGCTCAAGCCGTATATTGATGATTCGATGCTGAATCAGGCGCAGCGCGAGACCATTTCCGCGGCATGGCCAGGTCCGGTCACCTTTGTTTTCCCGGCGCAGCCTACGACACCGAGTTGGCTGACGGGGCGCTTTGATTCTCTTGCTGTGCGTGTTACCGATCATCCGCTGGTGGTTGAACTCTGCCAGACTTTCGGTAAACCGCTGGTTTCGACCAGTGCTAATCTGACTGGACTGCCACCTTGCCGTACATCGCAAGAGGTGCTGGCCCAGTTTGGTGATGATTTCCCGGTGGTGATCGGTGAAACCGGTGGCCGTCTGAATCCGTCTGAAATCCGTGATGCATTGACCGGCGAGCGCTTTCGCCAGGGGTAA
- a CDS encoding DUF1488 domain-containing protein — MNQAIQFPDREVWDEGKQAVCFPVLVNGAQLTCAITGELLLKRFGGTIPLDVFRDHRWDLEEEASDMIRNEQEDDQGWVWFS; from the coding sequence ATGAATCAGGCGATTCAGTTTCCCGACAGGGAAGTGTGGGATGAGGGCAAACAGGCGGTCTGTTTTCCGGTATTAGTTAACGGCGCGCAATTGACCTGTGCTATTACGGGCGAGTTATTACTTAAACGGTTTGGCGGGACGATCCCTCTGGATGTGTTCAGGGATCATCGCTGGGATCTGGAAGAAGAAGCCAGCGATATGATCCGTAATGAACAGGAAGACGATCAAGGCTGGGTGTGGTTTTCCTGA
- the aroE gene encoding shikimate dehydrogenase, giving the protein MDKFAVFGNPIAHSKSPFIHQQFAQQLQIDHPYGRVLAPVDDFLPTLDAFFNGGGRGANVTVPFKEEAFARADELTERASLAGAVNTLKRLEDGRLLGDNTDGIGLLSDLERLSFIKKGFRILLIGAGGASRGVLLPLLSLDCAVTITNRTFSRAQDLARLFAHTGSVSAVAMDDLDGHEFDLIINATSSGIGGEVPAIPSSIVSPHIYAYDMFYQKGKTPFLNWCEDRGAKHLADGLGMLVGQAAHAVLLWHGVLPEVELVIEKLKQELLA; this is encoded by the coding sequence ATGGATAAGTTCGCCGTATTCGGTAACCCAATTGCTCACAGTAAGTCGCCGTTCATACATCAGCAATTTGCGCAGCAGCTGCAAATTGATCACCCTTATGGCCGCGTTCTGGCGCCAGTCGATGACTTTCTTCCGACGCTGGATGCCTTTTTTAACGGCGGCGGGAGAGGGGCAAATGTCACCGTCCCCTTTAAAGAAGAAGCCTTTGCCCGAGCGGATGAACTCACTGAGCGAGCATCTCTTGCGGGGGCGGTGAACACGCTCAAACGTCTGGAAGACGGGCGCTTGCTGGGTGACAACACCGATGGCATTGGCTTGTTAAGCGATCTCGAAAGGCTCTCTTTTATTAAGAAGGGATTTCGTATTTTGCTGATAGGCGCGGGTGGGGCCTCTCGCGGTGTGTTGTTGCCGCTCCTCTCTCTGGATTGTGCCGTCACGATCACGAATCGCACGTTTTCCCGCGCACAAGATCTGGCCAGGCTATTTGCCCATACGGGCAGCGTGAGTGCTGTAGCAATGGATGATCTGGACGGACATGAGTTCGATCTTATTATTAATGCCACCTCCAGCGGTATCGGTGGTGAAGTGCCCGCGATCCCTTCTTCTATAGTGAGTCCGCACATTTATGCCTACGACATGTTCTATCAAAAGGGGAAAACCCCTTTTCTGAACTGGTGTGAAGATCGTGGCGCAAAACATCTGGCTGACGGTCTAGGAATGCTGGTGGGGCAGGCAGCACATGCGGTCTTGCTCTGGCATGGCGTATTACCTGAAGTCGAACTGGTGATTGAAAAGCTGAAACAGGAATTGCTGGCATGA
- a CDS encoding type I DNA topoisomerase — protein sequence MAKSALFTVSNNEPCPQCGAKLVIRSGKHGPFLGCSHYPECDYVRPLKSQADGHIVKILEGQMCPVCGAALALRQGRFGMFIGCSHYPECSHTEQIDKPDETAIACPQCQQGQLVQRRSRFGKTFHSCDRYPECQFVINLKPVAGICPHCDYPLLIEKKTAQGVKLFCASKQCGKPVSAD from the coding sequence ATGGCCAAATCAGCACTGTTTACGGTGTCTAATAACGAGCCCTGCCCACAGTGTGGGGCTAAGCTTGTCATCCGGTCCGGGAAACACGGTCCGTTTCTCGGTTGTTCACACTATCCAGAATGTGATTATGTCCGTCCCCTGAAGAGTCAGGCGGACGGACATATCGTTAAAATTCTGGAGGGACAAATGTGCCCGGTCTGTGGCGCTGCTTTGGCTCTACGACAGGGGCGCTTTGGCATGTTCATCGGCTGTAGCCACTATCCTGAATGCAGCCATACAGAGCAGATTGATAAACCCGACGAAACCGCGATTGCTTGCCCTCAGTGTCAACAAGGACAGCTGGTCCAGCGTCGTTCCCGCTTCGGTAAAACCTTCCATTCCTGCGATCGCTATCCTGAATGCCAGTTCGTTATCAATCTCAAGCCGGTGGCGGGGATTTGCCCTCACTGCGATTATCCCCTGCTCATCGAGAAGAAAACGGCACAGGGCGTTAAACTCTTCTGTGCCAGTAAACAATGTGGAAAGCCGGTCTCGGCGGATTAA